One window from the genome of Carnobacteriaceae bacterium zg-84 encodes:
- the yajC gene encoding preprotein translocase subunit YajC → MEGLLNFLPMIIIVGGMMFFMSRTQKKRMQAMQEMMNSIQKGTEIVTIGGLHGVVEELNDDTVVLDCEGVYLTFERRAIGRVVSTSTVSVEDLQPRDDVEVEEETTAE, encoded by the coding sequence ATGGAAGGATTATTAAATTTTTTACCAATGATTATTATTGTTGGTGGTATGATGTTTTTCATGTCAAGAACACAAAAAAAACGTATGCAAGCAATGCAAGAAATGATGAATTCAATTCAAAAAGGAACTGAAATTGTCACAATCGGTGGTTTACATGGAGTTGTAGAAGAATTAAACGACGATACAGTCGTTCTTGATTGTGAAGGTGTGTATTTAACATTTGAACGCCGTGCGATCGGACGTGTTGTTTCAACCTCAACTGTTTCAGTAGAAGACTTACAACCACGTGATGATGTTGAAGTTGAAGAAGAAACAACGGCAGAGTAA